A section of the Candidatus Woesearchaeota archaeon genome encodes:
- a CDS encoding nucleoside-diphosphate kinase encodes MIQRTLILLKPDCVQRQFCGEIITRFEKAGFKIVGMKLVKPNENQFAQHYADVKDRHGEKIFNNNLKAMIFGPIVAMVLEGANAIESVRKMIGSTEPRQALPGTIRGDYSHQSYAIADKNDIGVKNLIHASADEADAQREVSLWFTNQELYDYKTVHDVHLF; translated from the coding sequence ATGATTCAAAGAACATTAATTTTATTAAAACCGGATTGTGTGCAGAGGCAATTTTGCGGAGAGATTATCACACGATTTGAAAAAGCAGGTTTTAAAATAGTCGGGATGAAACTGGTTAAACCTAATGAAAATCAATTTGCGCAGCATTACGCAGATGTTAAAGATAGACATGGCGAAAAAATATTTAATAATAATTTAAAAGCAATGATCTTCGGACCAATCGTAGCAATGGTTTTAGAGGGAGCTAATGCAATTGAAAGTGTCAGGAAAATGATAGGTTCAACTGAACCAAGACAAGCATTGCCAGGCACAATAAGAGGAGATTATTCACATCAAAGTTATGCAATTGCCGATAAGAACGATATTGGTGTAAAAAATCTTATTCATGCATCCGCTGATGAAGCAGATGCGCAAAGAGAAGTATCGTTATGGTTCACAAATCAAGAACTTTACGATTATAAGACTGTACATGATGTACACCTATTTTAG
- a CDS encoding TRASH domain-containing protein: MVKCTFCGQEITPGTGKMYVKKDAKIFYFCSKKCEKNLIKLGRKPNATKWSNHLIKRTLKK, from the coding sequence ATGGTTAAGTGTACATTCTGCGGACAAGAAATTACACCGGGCACTGGTAAGATGTATGTTAAGAAAGATGCGAAAATTTTCTATTTTTGTTCTAAAAAATGCGAGAAAAACCTAATTAAATTAGGTCGAAAACCGAATGCAACAAAATGGTCAAATCATCTGATTAAACGTACCCTCAAGAAATAA
- a CDS encoding 30S ribosomal protein S28e encodes MAEENQQETKSSGVSFSRGVASEVQEIISRGGVRGEVTLVRVKILEGRDQGKVMRRNVRGPVRIGDTLMLRETEFEARPVGKRGRGNK; translated from the coding sequence ATGGCTGAAGAAAATCAACAAGAAACAAAATCTAGCGGTGTATCATTTTCTAGAGGGGTTGCCAGCGAAGTGCAGGAAATTATCAGCAGAGGCGGCGTAAGAGGAGAAGTTACATTAGTTAGAGTTAAGATTCTTGAAGGCAGAGATCAGGGTAAAGTAATGAGGCGCAATGTTCGCGGTCCGGTGCGTATAGGGGACACTCTTATGCTTAGAGAAACAGAATTTGAAGCTAGGCCAGTTGGTAAAAGAGGAAGAGGTAACAAGTAA
- a CDS encoding ribosomal L7Ae/L30e/S12e/Gadd45 family protein, with product MAKIEASKEVADQVFGAIETAKATGGKIKKGTNEVTKALERGEAKLVAIAKDVNPPEIIMHIPVLAEEKGIPCFVVASKEELGAAAGLHVATTAVAVIGEGDAKKLIAELISMKE from the coding sequence ATGGCAAAAATTGAAGCAAGTAAAGAAGTTGCTGATCAGGTATTTGGGGCTATTGAAACAGCCAAAGCTACCGGCGGCAAAATCAAAAAAGGCACAAACGAAGTTACTAAAGCACTTGAAAGAGGCGAAGCTAAATTAGTTGCTATTGCTAAAGATGTAAATCCGCCTGAAATTATAATGCATATTCCGGTTCTTGCAGAAGAGAAAGGTATTCCTTGTTTTGTAGTGGCAAGCAAGGAAGAGTTGGGCGCGGCAGCAGGTTTACATGTAGCTACAACTGCAGTTGCAGTGATTGGTGAAGGCGATGCAAAAAAATTAATCGCTGAATTGATATCAATGAAGGAGTAA